Proteins from a single region of Trichoplusia ni isolate ovarian cell line Hi5 chromosome 3, tn1, whole genome shotgun sequence:
- the LOC113508758 gene encoding tetratricopeptide repeat protein 27 codes for MSPESILLLCNYDDQINTENERIKKLWLDKWSVSDVDLCKELLETGLETESLKALLKKYQGDAETFEKILYVSTASFLTFCERNWNPHPEEFNCEEFFGMKWPSDIDVTTKLQRDSEPIYVNIIHPELLYFSTQVYNALCNADQSLLHLWWNFRSKVAHQRALDDTSATLYSELEIIIAKLTNLLHDIQSKPRLQILLCMEIAQAYLIYGRVQRTEEYLNRARDLAGLKLELTGILGKRTKFQQTILPQLALSSELDSNIDRPSAEDSHGGSELPPDLELQDDVRLNKIHYLENISQAELPSLEQVLCLLTVQYLMKAQPRDALMNEELAPYIEAVLTQKKGAWSTRVAALLIRCKLEANHKRTVERAMLQCETIVNDKTGASPTTRLSYLWATGLPPAWNWRQQLADLYLNLGLVKAALEEYLKLQLWEDVIVCYTTLQLRHKAAEVIQQQIDINPTVKLYCLLGDATDDIKCFEKAWEFSNCKSSRAQRHWGNFLFDHKKYEECIPHYEKSVEINSIQESVWLRLGYAALNVENWELSARAYRRYTYLQPNSFEAWNNLAKVYVNMGDKNRAYRSLMEALRFNYDNWKLWENVIMISMDTGHFEDVIRGVHRLLDILHKFEDVEVLTLLVRAVIQDLKDADGNSAARLQKRVLELFGRITSIHQNKPEIWQLYSDLSPTYLLRAQRLLKAYKGYTQNGNWANNPDTCKQVIELAKSLLEHSKQARLDSEEKDILQANQQLSSARLTGQAVIRAAEKQDWPETKEMLEELKDLFSNVTEYMKSVM; via the exons atgtcCCCAGAATCTATTTTACTGTTATGCAATTATGACGACCAAATTAACACCG AAAATGagagaataaaaaagttatggTTAGACAAATGGTCTGTCAGTGATGTCGATTTATGCAAGGAGTTGTTAGAAACAGGTCTAGAGACAGAAAGTTTAAAGGCCTTGCTAAAAAAGTATCAAGGAGATGCAGAAACTTTTGAAAAGATTCTATATGTATCCACCGCCTCATTTCTAACATTTTGTGAACGTAATTGGAATCCTCATCCTGAAGAATTTAATTGTGAAGAGTTCTTTGGTATGAAATGGCCTTCAGATATTGATGTAACTACAAAACTTCAGCGAGATTCAGAACCAatatatgttaatataatacatCCTGAACTATTATACTTCTCAACACAAGTATACAATGCATTGTGCAATGCTGACCAGAGCTTG TTACATTTATGGTGGAATTTTCGAAGTAAAGTGGCTCACCAACGAGCTCTGGATGACACAAGTGCTACTCTTTATTCAGAACTAGAGATCATTATTGCCAAGCTAACCAACCTGCTGCATGACATTCAAAGTAAACCAAGACTGCAGATCCTTTTGTGCATGGAGATAGCCCAGGCTTACCTCATATATGGAAGGGTGCAGAGGACTGAGGAGTACCTGAACAGGGCTAGGGATCTAGCTGGTCTGAAGCTGGAGTTAACAG GTATTCTCGGTAAGAGGACGAAATTCCAACAGACAATACTGCCACAGCTTGCTCTGTCCAGTGAGTTAGATTCAAACATAGACAGACCGTCAGCTGAGGACAGTCACGGTGGGTCTGAGCTGCCCCCTGACCTGGAGCTGCAGGATGACGTCAGACTGAACAAAATACACTATTTGGAGAATATCAGCCAAGCTGAACTGCCAAGCTTGGAGCAAGTACTGTGTTTGTTGACtgt CCAATATTTAATGAAGGCCCAACCAAGAGATGCTTTAATGAATGAAGAACTAGCACCGTACATTGAAGCAGTACTCACCCAGAAGAAAGGTGCCTGGTCAACAAGAGTAGCGGCATTACTTATCAGGTGTAAACTGGAAGCGAATCATAAGAGAACAGTGGAGAGAGCCATGCTGCAGTGCGAGACTATTGTTAATGATAAGACAGGAGCTTCTCCCACTACTAG ATTATCGTATCTATGGGCAACTGGTCTTCCGCCAGCTTGGAACTGGAGGCAGCAGTTAGCCGACCTGTATCTTAACTTGGGGCTGGTTAAAGCGGCGCTTGAAGAGTACCTCAAGCTTCAGCTATGGGAGGATGTTATTGTTTGTTACACAACTCTGCAGTTGAGGCATAAG GCAGCAGAAGTGATTCAACAACAGATTGATATAAATCCAACTGTTAAACTCTACTGTTTGCTTGGAGATGCTACAG atgaCATAAAATGCTTCGAAAAAGCATGGGAGTTCTCAAATTGTAAGAGCAGTAGAGCTCAAAGACATTGGGGTAACTTTTTGTTTgatcacaaaaaatatgaagaatgCATTCCACATTATGAAAAATCAGTTGAGATTAACTCGATACAGGAAAGTGTTTGGCTGAGATTAGG CTACGCAGCCTTAAATGTAGAGAACTGGGAGTTATCAGCCAGAGCGTACCGTCGTTACACGTACTTACAACCCAACTCTTTTGAAGCCTGGAATAATCTCGCTAAAGTGTATGTTAACATGGGCGACAAGAACAGAGCTTATAGGTCGTTAATGGAGGCGCTAAGATTCAATTATGATAACTGGAAG CTTTGGGAGAACGTTATAATGATAAGTATGGACACGGGCCACTTCGAGGACGTGATCCGCGGCGTGCACCGCCTGCTGGACATCCTGCACAAGTTCGAGGACGTGGAGGTGCTGACGCTGCTCGTGCGCGCCGTCATACAGGACCTCAAGGATGCTGACGGCAATAGTGCTGCTAG attacAAAAGCGTGTATTGGAATTATTTGGAAGGATAACATCAATTCATCAGAATAAACCAGAAATTTGGCAGTTGTATTCTGACTTAAGCCCTACTTATTTACTGCGAGCACAGCGGCTTCTAAAGGCGTACAAAGGATATACTCAG AATGGTAACTGGGCTAACAATCCAGATACGTGCAAGCAAGTCATAGAGCTCGCGAAATCTCTTCTTGAACATAGCAAGCAAGCCAGACTAGATTCGGAAGAAAAAGATATCCTCCAAGCTAACCAACAGCTATCTTCTGCGCGTCTAACTGGCCAGGCTGTTATAAGGGCAGCTGAGAAACAGGATTGGCCAGAAACGAAAGAAATGCTTGAAGAATTAAAAGATCTTTTTTCGAATGTTACAGAATATATGAAATCagtaatgtaa
- the LOC113508764 gene encoding THO complex subunit 6: MLNKILYNTVLSQTLSPCGKYLVAGNIYSQIAIFDLDRILNPVVELLTSDYNKPKHIHTLESGHQICSLASSEKFLIVGTVNEIYGWDWKNAASSKLSKPSWVIRIPSQSPLEQTDVNSLWLSEDEARLYAGCGDNNVYVFNMEDGKLVSTFKGHTDYIHSVSGKNQQLITASEDGTVKLWDSRTGSSHNKLEPHTNSKVSRPDVGKWMGSAAIGDDWIVCGGGPRVALWHLRSLDAVTVFDIPDHGIHVSFFHDDCVIAGGAAKYLYQLTYSGEVKVELPVSATTVYSVLLSTNPKVLTIAGSSPEIDLCTTFNYRDQVLHFR; the protein is encoded by the exons ATGCTTAACAAGATTCTATATAACACGGTACTCTCGCAAACATTATCGCCGTGCGGCAAATATTTAGTTGCCGGgaatatttatagtcaaattgCCATTTTTGA TCTAGATCGCATTCTGAACCCTGTAGTGGAACTCCTTACCTCAGATTACAACAAACCGAAACACATCCACACCCTTGAGTCTGGCCATCAAATATGCAGCTTAGCCAGCTCCGAGAAGTTCCTAATTGTAGGAACAGTCAATGAAATCTATGGCTGGGATTGGAAAAATGCTGCAAGCTCTAAACTGAGCAAACCTTCTTGGGTGATAAGAATACCTTCTCAGTCACCTCTAGAGCAGACTGATGTGAACAGTCTATGGCTGTCTGAGGATGAAGCTAGACTGTATGCCGGTTGCGGTGAcaacaatgtttatgttttcaACATGGAAGATGGGAAGCTGGTTTCAACATTTAAAGGGCACACTGATTATATTCATTCAGTTAGTGGCAA GAACCAACAACTAATAACAGCCAGTGAGGATGGTACAGTCAAGCTGTGGGACTCTAGGACGGGGAGCAGTCACAACAAACTGGAGCCCCACACAAACAGTAAAGTAAGCCGTCCCGATGTCGGCAAGTGGATGGGCTCTGCTGCCATAGGAGATGACTGGATT GTCTGTGGCGGTGGTCCTCGCGTCGCGCTCTGGCACCTGCGTTCATTAGACGCCGTGACTGTCTTCGACATCCCCGACCACGGCATACACGTGTCTTTCTTCCACGACGACTGCGTGATAGCCGGCGGAGCAGCCAAATACTTATACCAGCTCACATACTCCGGAGAAGTGAAAGTGGAGCTACCAGTATCAGCAACTACAGTCTACTCAGTCTTGCTAAGCACCAACCCCAAGGTCCTCACGATTGCTGGCTCAAGCCCAGAGATTGACCTCTGCACAACCTTCAATTATCGAGACCAAGTACTGCACTTCCGTTAG